A window from Armatimonas rosea encodes these proteins:
- a CDS encoding phosphatase PAP2 family protein: MTLFAVADFLSTAINPLFCLLLLGERKGLRAAWPFWLRAILTLSVAVGLAELGKAIPVWPGHKGFPSGHTTFAATSTALLFLRRGPRWLVVGVALTLIMMVSLIYGRWHSLGDTLGAVVLATSVSVALWRLTRGSPE; this comes from the coding sequence GTGACCCTCTTTGCGGTGGCAGACTTTCTCTCGACAGCGATCAACCCGCTCTTTTGCCTCCTGCTTCTCGGGGAGCGAAAGGGGCTGCGCGCCGCGTGGCCGTTCTGGCTCCGGGCGATCCTCACCCTGTCGGTCGCGGTTGGGCTGGCGGAGCTGGGCAAGGCGATTCCGGTCTGGCCGGGGCACAAGGGCTTCCCAAGCGGCCACACCACTTTTGCCGCCACCAGTACAGCACTTCTCTTCCTACGACGCGGCCCACGCTGGCTCGTGGTCGGAGTGGCACTCACTCTGATCATGATGGTGAGCCTGATCTACGGGCGCTGGCACTCACTAGGAGACACGCTGGGGGCCGTGGTGCTGGCCACCAGCGTGTCGGTTGCGCTCTGGAGACTTACGCGAGGCTCGCCCGAATAA
- a CDS encoding ligand-binding sensor domain-containing protein — protein sequence MTKMLPIADTPFWQDWHQAAPLATPEQNDVRALAFDSQGRLWCATAAGVFYRDGAAWRGAVGGEALGPCHCLQRDATGTLWIGSWQGLFRLDSDRVVPGGVSGSLICALALGKEGTLYAAGPKGIWRRRAGGSWQAIQGRWHQAIRAIAPLDTNHLWIATASGLYLQHTSDGTPARRFGTPDQLLSSNVYCLTPLPDGTVAMGSTGGVDLYRGTTRVKSLGVAQGLPNRHARAIAADKDGRLWIATKLGVARYDTKTQKFSLRHSRRWLTSDDARAVALADDGTAWIGTAGGVDAIHRKKLTLAQKADYFLDMVRKRHIRPLGLVGPAVLKRRGDLTESFIEDDDNDGEHTGMYMAVESLRYAVTKNPEARANARAAFNAMVLLQEVTGTPHFIARSVLPAGTAPLHETDRTFTPEELAKMQRDNPREKPIEKRWVLSHDGKWLWKRDASSDEIDGHLYGYALYYDLAADEGEKKRVAALVDRIVGGIVDHGFVLQDIDGKATQWGNWSPESLNGDPNWNEERYGNSTEILAHLGVAYHLTKKQKYKDAARLLIAKHGYDKNMQRLAYRTPSERTHINDELLGMVFQNLFNHLIFPELRPAALAAIRQWHATCARDHIPFYDFVYNQFSGQRVPLEPAIETLRDWPLDMIEWTVDNRSREDIQLERTPGTDDGMLKTLVPRSEMGLTMWDQEPYKTVIGRNGEREDKPTDWLLAYWMGRYWDQLR from the coding sequence ATGACTAAGATGCTCCCCATCGCCGATACCCCCTTCTGGCAGGACTGGCACCAAGCCGCGCCTCTCGCCACTCCCGAGCAAAACGATGTCCGTGCCCTCGCCTTCGACTCCCAAGGACGCTTGTGGTGCGCGACAGCGGCAGGCGTCTTCTATCGCGACGGTGCCGCGTGGCGCGGCGCGGTAGGCGGCGAGGCGCTGGGCCCCTGCCACTGCCTGCAACGCGATGCCACAGGCACGCTCTGGATCGGGAGCTGGCAGGGGCTTTTTAGGCTCGACAGTGACCGTGTCGTGCCGGGCGGTGTCTCGGGCTCGCTGATCTGTGCGCTGGCTTTGGGCAAAGAGGGTACGCTCTACGCCGCGGGGCCAAAGGGCATCTGGCGACGTCGCGCGGGAGGGAGCTGGCAGGCGATTCAAGGGCGCTGGCACCAGGCGATTCGGGCAATCGCCCCGCTCGATACCAACCACCTCTGGATCGCCACCGCCAGTGGGCTGTACCTACAGCACACGTCCGATGGCACGCCCGCACGGCGCTTTGGGACACCCGACCAGCTCCTGAGCAGCAATGTTTACTGTCTCACGCCCCTCCCCGATGGCACTGTCGCGATGGGCTCGACCGGCGGCGTGGATCTCTACCGAGGCACGACCCGAGTGAAATCGCTTGGGGTGGCGCAGGGGCTCCCCAACCGCCACGCCCGCGCAATCGCCGCGGATAAAGACGGGCGGCTCTGGATCGCGACCAAGCTCGGGGTGGCACGCTACGACACGAAGACACAGAAATTCAGCCTGCGCCACAGCCGCCGCTGGCTCACCAGCGACGATGCCCGCGCCGTGGCCCTCGCCGACGACGGGACGGCTTGGATCGGAACCGCCGGAGGTGTCGATGCGATCCACCGCAAGAAGCTCACGCTCGCGCAGAAGGCCGACTACTTCTTGGACATGGTACGCAAGCGCCACATCCGCCCGCTGGGGCTGGTCGGGCCGGCCGTGCTCAAGCGACGCGGTGATCTCACCGAGAGCTTTATCGAGGACGACGACAACGACGGTGAGCATACAGGGATGTACATGGCCGTGGAGTCGCTGCGCTACGCCGTGACCAAGAACCCCGAGGCGCGCGCCAATGCCCGCGCGGCCTTCAACGCCATGGTGCTCCTGCAAGAGGTGACCGGAACGCCGCACTTTATCGCTCGCTCGGTCCTGCCCGCCGGCACTGCCCCGCTCCACGAGACCGACCGCACCTTCACTCCCGAAGAATTAGCCAAAATGCAGCGCGACAACCCACGCGAGAAACCGATCGAGAAGCGCTGGGTACTCAGCCACGACGGCAAGTGGCTCTGGAAGCGCGATGCCAGCTCCGACGAGATCGACGGCCACCTCTACGGCTACGCGCTCTACTACGACCTCGCCGCCGACGAGGGCGAGAAAAAACGGGTCGCCGCGCTGGTAGACCGCATTGTCGGGGGGATCGTGGACCATGGCTTTGTCCTGCAAGATATCGACGGCAAGGCGACCCAGTGGGGCAACTGGTCCCCGGAGAGCCTCAACGGCGACCCGAACTGGAACGAGGAGAGGTACGGGAACTCGACCGAGATCTTGGCGCACCTGGGGGTTGCCTACCATCTCACCAAGAAGCAAAAATACAAAGACGCGGCCCGGCTCCTGATCGCAAAGCATGGCTACGACAAGAACATGCAGCGCCTTGCCTATAGGACTCCGTCAGAGCGGACGCATATCAACGATGAGCTTCTGGGCATGGTCTTCCAGAACCTCTTCAACCACCTGATCTTCCCCGAGCTCCGCCCCGCTGCCCTCGCCGCGATCCGCCAGTGGCACGCCACCTGCGCCCGGGACCACATCCCCTTCTACGACTTTGTCTACAACCAGTTCTCCGGCCAGCGCGTCCCACTAGAGCCCGCCATCGAGACCCTCCGTGACTGGCCGCTGGACATGATCGAGTGGACAGTCGACAACCGCAGCCGCGAGGATATTCAGCTAGAGCGCACGCCCGGCACCGACGATGGCATGCTCAAGACGCTCGTCCCCCGCAGCGAGATGGGCCTGACCATGTGGGACCAAGAGCCGTATAAAACCGTCATCGGCCGCAACGGCGAGCGCGAAGACAAGCCCACCGACTGGCTCCTCGCCTACTGGATGGGCCGCTACTGGGACCAGCTCAGGTAG
- a CDS encoding glycoside hydrolase family 2 protein, translating to MQGSRRHVSNHDPMDFRKDAVALDLSGEWQMAYTNNPQEFRFFKDWAVAGLPIYSAQVPGNFELDLYRNGLIPEPFIGMNIAKLPKWEETFIGYRSIFVVPPILPNQEPLLVFDGISGNSFSVQMNGQAFATGSATLSSWASGSPILTKLLRLGEANEIVVAIRPQVMETGNAPLDFAQPNRYESLRVRRAPHEYGWDIMPRAVSAGIWRPIKLLYLPKERIENVYLETLSIGSSHASARLVLHFDCKLDASCYAERYEIEVEGRCGDSVFTKRERLLFGAGRMNVQVANPMLWWPKGKGDASLYDVTVRVFKNGEEIDHVHFTHGIRTVELIRTSVTDEQGSGEFLFKVNGERVFIHGSNWVPVDAFHSRDRERIPAILELAVDLNCNMLRCWGGNVYEDDLFYEICDREGILIWQDFSMACAVYPQDEAFQRTLADEVRSVVRRLRQHACVALWAGDNECDQAWSWGGRRQDPNRNVLTRKVIPDVLLEEDPGRPYLPSSPYIDPEAFAKGEKYLPEDHLWGPRDYFKSRYYTESLCHFASEIGYHGCPSRKSLEKFLSPEKLWPYQNNDEWILHSTSPIPGYDLYDYRVELMAKQIRELFGTVPDNLDDFAFASQVSQAEAKKFFVELFRTSMWRRTGILWWNLMDGWPQLSDAIVDYYFEKKLAYGYLKTSQQPLLLALREPRDWHQELVACSELRESTPLTFTVTDAETGEVLLRGEGIAQPDSVTVLGRIPYSASWKRLYKITWEGGSNHYLCGNPPFDLETYRSWGQSAGLF from the coding sequence ATGCAGGGGAGCCGCCGCCACGTGTCGAACCATGACCCCATGGATTTCCGCAAAGATGCTGTCGCACTAGACCTCTCCGGCGAGTGGCAAATGGCCTACACCAATAACCCCCAAGAGTTTCGCTTTTTTAAGGATTGGGCAGTTGCGGGTTTGCCGATTTACTCCGCTCAGGTGCCGGGGAACTTCGAGCTTGATCTTTATCGAAACGGGCTGATTCCAGAACCGTTTATTGGGATGAACATCGCGAAATTACCAAAGTGGGAAGAAACGTTCATTGGGTATCGTTCGATTTTTGTTGTCCCTCCGATTCTCCCGAACCAAGAACCACTGTTAGTTTTTGACGGCATTAGTGGAAATAGCTTCTCCGTTCAAATGAATGGGCAGGCTTTTGCCACTGGTAGCGCTACTTTATCTTCTTGGGCAAGTGGTTCCCCAATCCTAACAAAGCTTCTTCGGCTGGGGGAGGCGAACGAGATTGTGGTTGCTATTCGCCCTCAAGTTATGGAAACCGGTAATGCACCGCTTGACTTCGCTCAGCCCAATCGGTACGAGTCGCTTCGCGTGCGGCGGGCACCACATGAATATGGGTGGGACATCATGCCGCGGGCGGTCTCGGCGGGAATTTGGCGTCCGATCAAGCTCCTTTATCTGCCCAAGGAGCGCATCGAGAACGTGTATTTGGAGACCCTGAGCATTGGTTCCTCCCACGCTTCGGCGCGGCTGGTGCTGCACTTTGACTGCAAGCTCGATGCGTCGTGCTATGCCGAGCGCTACGAGATTGAGGTGGAGGGCCGGTGCGGCGACTCGGTGTTTACCAAGCGGGAGCGGCTGCTCTTTGGCGCGGGGCGGATGAATGTGCAGGTTGCCAACCCGATGCTCTGGTGGCCCAAGGGTAAGGGCGACGCCAGCCTCTACGACGTGACCGTGCGGGTCTTCAAGAACGGCGAAGAAATTGACCACGTGCACTTCACCCACGGGATTCGCACGGTCGAGCTGATTCGCACCAGTGTCACCGACGAGCAGGGCTCTGGGGAGTTCTTGTTTAAGGTCAATGGCGAGCGGGTCTTTATCCATGGCTCGAACTGGGTGCCAGTGGATGCGTTCCACTCGCGCGACCGAGAGCGCATCCCGGCGATTCTGGAGCTGGCCGTGGACCTGAACTGCAACATGCTGCGCTGCTGGGGCGGGAATGTCTACGAGGACGATCTCTTCTACGAAATCTGCGACCGTGAGGGCATTCTGATCTGGCAGGACTTCTCGATGGCCTGCGCGGTCTACCCGCAGGACGAGGCGTTCCAGCGCACCCTCGCCGATGAAGTGCGCTCTGTTGTCCGGCGGCTACGGCAGCACGCGTGTGTGGCGCTCTGGGCGGGGGACAACGAGTGCGACCAGGCCTGGAGCTGGGGCGGCAGGCGACAGGACCCGAACCGCAATGTGCTCACCCGCAAGGTGATCCCCGATGTGCTTCTCGAAGAGGACCCCGGTCGGCCTTATCTGCCCAGCTCGCCCTACATCGACCCGGAGGCGTTTGCCAAGGGGGAAAAGTACCTGCCCGAGGACCACCTCTGGGGGCCGCGGGATTACTTCAAGAGCCGCTACTACACGGAGTCACTTTGTCATTTTGCCAGTGAGATCGGCTACCACGGGTGCCCGTCGCGCAAGAGCCTGGAGAAGTTCCTCTCCCCCGAGAAGCTCTGGCCGTACCAGAACAACGACGAGTGGATCCTGCACTCAACCTCGCCGATCCCTGGCTACGATCTCTACGACTACCGTGTCGAGCTGATGGCCAAACAGATTCGGGAGCTCTTTGGCACGGTGCCGGACAACCTCGATGACTTTGCGTTCGCGAGCCAGGTGAGCCAGGCGGAGGCGAAGAAGTTCTTTGTGGAGCTCTTTCGCACCAGCATGTGGCGGCGCACGGGGATCCTCTGGTGGAACCTGATGGACGGCTGGCCGCAGCTGTCGGATGCGATCGTGGACTACTACTTTGAGAAGAAGCTCGCCTACGGCTACCTCAAGACCAGCCAGCAGCCGCTCCTGCTCGCCCTCCGCGAGCCGCGCGACTGGCACCAGGAGCTGGTCGCCTGCTCGGAGCTGCGGGAGAGCACGCCGCTCACCTTCACGGTCACGGATGCCGAGACGGGCGAGGTCCTGCTCCGCGGCGAAGGCATCGCCCAGCCCGACTCGGTCACCGTGCTGGGGCGGATTCCCTACTCCGCGTCGTGGAAACGGCTGTACAAGATCACCTGGGAGGGTGGCAGCAATCACTACCTCTGCGGCAATCCCCCATTTGACCTGGAGACGTATCGGAGCTGGGGCCAGAGCGCCGGGCTGTTTTAG
- a CDS encoding Uma2 family endonuclease, with translation MSLTFDPHLASRRAVHYPDSDGKPMAETDAHRFLISNSVSALLWHFSSRSHEVYVSGNNFFYYKEGDPKARLSPDTYVVFGPEQRDRNSYKSWEEGDALPAVVFEFTSKKTQKEDVSDKMQTYEQLRIPEYFLFDPTGDYLKPSLRGYRMTPLGMYSPIAPQENGRLASEQLGLELAADGVRLRFFNPATGEFLPTLAEAQSEIARLRAELEQLRRTKND, from the coding sequence ATGTCCCTGACCTTTGATCCCCACCTCGCTTCGCGGCGAGCCGTGCACTACCCTGACTCGGATGGAAAACCCATGGCTGAAACCGATGCCCACCGCTTCCTGATTTCCAACAGTGTCAGTGCCTTGCTCTGGCACTTTTCCTCGCGCTCCCATGAGGTCTATGTCTCGGGGAATAACTTCTTTTACTACAAAGAAGGCGATCCCAAAGCGCGGCTCTCACCGGATACCTACGTGGTCTTTGGGCCAGAGCAGCGCGACCGGAACTCCTACAAGAGCTGGGAGGAGGGTGATGCGCTCCCTGCGGTGGTCTTTGAGTTCACGAGCAAGAAAACCCAAAAAGAAGATGTCTCCGACAAGATGCAGACCTACGAGCAGCTCCGCATCCCCGAGTACTTTCTCTTCGATCCCACCGGCGACTACCTCAAGCCCTCGCTTCGTGGCTACCGAATGACGCCGCTTGGGATGTACTCGCCCATCGCGCCCCAGGAAAACGGTCGGCTTGCCTCCGAGCAGCTAGGCCTAGAGCTGGCTGCCGATGGCGTGCGCCTGCGGTTCTTTAACCCGGCAACAGGCGAGTTCTTGCCCACACTCGCAGAGGCGCAGAGCGAGATCGCACGCCTGAGAGCGGAGCTGGAGCAGCTTCGCAGAACGAAAAATGACTAA
- a CDS encoding mandelate racemase/muconate lactonizing enzyme family protein produces the protein MSLRITDIERITLTVPFTPRCEKWNAREVWQWKVVEVCRVETDAGFVGWGETLPHYTWGRVSDDAVARVKGKNPADFLGDDSLGAGLQMALYDVVGKALGVPVYKLLNQPLVRAWCPISWWTIDFPPEALAEEAKDALAAGYVAYKTKARPWWDVWAQVEALSAASPEYFKIDLDWNEFLLNASNAAPVLQSLDTYERVALYESPIPHRDLEGNRWLRQKTNRPLAHHFGAVPFASAAREEICDGFVVAGGLASILKQGTLAAAFEKPFFLQMVGTGLTTALSAHLGAVLPFAQWPAVNCLNNFADDLLINPLEISGGYVRVPEAPGLGIEFDASTLTKYKMEPPYEIPKERHILSVVWPGGRVVHYNNLRQAAWNDGWAGNIPVQERGVTMETRLDDGSKDFADLFAQTELGPVRDRR, from the coding sequence ATGTCACTGAGGATTACCGATATCGAGCGCATCACGCTCACTGTCCCGTTTACGCCCCGCTGTGAGAAGTGGAACGCCCGCGAGGTCTGGCAGTGGAAAGTCGTGGAGGTCTGCCGGGTGGAGACCGATGCGGGCTTTGTGGGCTGGGGGGAGACACTTCCGCACTACACCTGGGGGCGGGTCAGCGACGATGCCGTGGCGCGGGTGAAGGGCAAGAACCCGGCGGACTTCTTGGGCGACGACTCCCTCGGGGCGGGCCTGCAGATGGCGCTCTACGATGTGGTGGGAAAAGCCCTGGGCGTCCCAGTCTACAAGCTGCTCAACCAGCCCCTCGTGCGCGCCTGGTGCCCCATCTCCTGGTGGACCATCGACTTTCCCCCCGAGGCCCTCGCGGAAGAGGCCAAAGACGCGCTCGCGGCAGGCTATGTGGCCTATAAGACAAAAGCGCGGCCCTGGTGGGATGTCTGGGCACAGGTCGAGGCGCTCTCCGCCGCGTCGCCGGAGTACTTCAAGATCGACCTGGACTGGAACGAGTTTCTCCTCAACGCCAGCAACGCCGCGCCGGTCTTGCAGTCTTTAGACACCTACGAGCGAGTCGCCCTCTACGAGTCCCCCATCCCGCATCGGGATTTGGAAGGCAACCGCTGGCTCCGGCAGAAGACCAACCGCCCGCTCGCGCATCACTTCGGGGCTGTTCCCTTTGCCAGCGCCGCCCGCGAGGAGATCTGCGATGGCTTTGTGGTCGCGGGGGGGCTGGCGAGCATCCTCAAGCAAGGGACACTCGCCGCCGCCTTTGAGAAGCCGTTTTTCCTGCAGATGGTCGGCACCGGCCTGACCACCGCGCTCTCCGCGCACCTCGGGGCCGTGCTACCCTTTGCGCAGTGGCCCGCCGTCAACTGCCTCAATAACTTCGCCGACGATCTGCTAATCAACCCGCTCGAAATCTCCGGCGGCTATGTCCGGGTCCCCGAGGCGCCCGGCCTCGGGATTGAGTTCGATGCGTCCACGCTCACCAAGTACAAGATGGAGCCGCCCTACGAAATCCCCAAGGAGCGGCATATCCTCTCGGTGGTCTGGCCCGGCGGCCGGGTCGTGCACTACAACAACCTGCGCCAAGCGGCCTGGAACGACGGCTGGGCGGGCAATATCCCCGTCCAAGAGCGCGGTGTCACCATGGAAACCCGCCTCGACGACGGCTCGAAAGACTTCGCTGACCTCTTCGCCCAAACGGAGCTCGGCCCGGTGCGCGACCGACGCTAA
- a CDS encoding VIT domain-containing protein, with protein sequence MRWLFAPLTLAPLVALAPAAVAQALLKPHGESATPLILKTLHADVKITGPVATTTRTLCYANPHYQRIEADFLYQLPEGAVATAFAYWYGDEKVPARIAERERAAAIYKAITTRQRDPALVELVGKNKLRARIFPVEPNADLRIELVYVSALPRDRDGSAVFTLPLALDKEAPYLDDCTADVSVVGWPTLQNNLGLGAGGSTLHYSVQNTRPDKNLRVRVSGSGDSLLAAPSGGRDGFFALTSLQKDAPSPAHSYAVHRKAFGAGWLVTGRYRQATQKPEPNGPAAKLWAAQELTALGKSSRQQAVALSLRHGIVCAHTSWIAIPVAERERYETEKREAEIQVATDALAEAIRRHRPTAVLRARLASRCKGTKHTPQELLRSAFSDDLYPLAERVVQGDRTARQRLFAQAERIGIDPLPLLWEARAPYAQQELLGALRKLTVLFQTNQDSSDSARQLVSHIRKLGKEVSAQDALQNFCPQAVAQASQHLAHAQLDSLTPSPVDQALVQRLARLTGLSEEHYIETAMQPLVFERIRHLQEEVGHHLQSFEPDRLPDLNTKLAVAKKALAPLLNRLRTEPGEVRTTPEKVVQEQARYQLREVTEAYVKELAGNHPENAPTVQPRVRHLVQLAELPAPITETYAYQTLLRDLSFEKRRPRLDRHRIATLEKQLRQVEEPTGTSRPPLPPFAYDNDEPLRSQLLAERRKLPPNRERLRALAQQLEQLTAREKGRDYAKLRIELLLTDTELDTLENQPAPDARALAALRARSKALHARFGDPLLAIDAPKDAQQVVAQLADGSVKPLAWSPEHQRWELRFDVPPHARPGAWDIHVTIVHADGHREARVFPVTVDMDAPKAQGSLTRLPDGRVRLEVRATADARRATAFFAGAEPVALTPTGQPGGFFTLLDALPTNLTVVVTDRAHNRTELTELETR encoded by the coding sequence ATGCGCTGGCTCTTCGCTCCCCTCACCCTGGCCCCTCTTGTCGCTCTCGCCCCCGCCGCCGTGGCGCAGGCGCTCCTCAAGCCGCACGGAGAGAGCGCTACTCCCCTGATTCTCAAGACACTCCACGCCGATGTCAAGATCACGGGACCAGTGGCGACCACCACGCGGACGCTGTGCTATGCCAATCCCCACTACCAGCGGATCGAGGCGGACTTCCTCTACCAGCTCCCTGAGGGCGCGGTCGCCACCGCCTTTGCCTACTGGTACGGCGACGAAAAAGTCCCGGCTCGGATCGCGGAGCGCGAGCGGGCGGCGGCGATCTACAAGGCGATCACCACCCGCCAGCGCGACCCGGCCCTCGTGGAGCTGGTGGGAAAGAACAAGCTCCGCGCCCGCATCTTCCCGGTCGAGCCCAACGCGGACCTGCGGATCGAGCTGGTCTATGTCAGCGCTCTCCCCCGAGACCGCGATGGCTCCGCTGTCTTTACCCTGCCCCTCGCCCTCGACAAAGAGGCTCCCTACCTCGACGACTGCACCGCCGATGTCTCCGTGGTGGGCTGGCCGACGCTTCAGAACAACCTTGGGCTGGGGGCTGGGGGCAGCACGCTGCACTACTCGGTCCAAAACACGCGCCCCGATAAAAACCTCCGGGTACGGGTTAGTGGGAGCGGCGACTCCCTGCTCGCGGCACCATCGGGCGGGCGCGATGGCTTCTTTGCCCTGACGAGCCTCCAGAAAGACGCCCCTTCCCCCGCCCACAGCTACGCGGTGCACCGGAAAGCCTTCGGAGCAGGCTGGCTTGTCACGGGGCGCTACCGACAGGCAACCCAAAAGCCCGAGCCCAACGGCCCCGCGGCCAAGCTCTGGGCGGCGCAGGAGCTCACGGCGCTCGGAAAGAGTTCACGACAGCAGGCAGTCGCGCTTAGCCTGCGCCATGGGATTGTCTGTGCCCACACCAGCTGGATCGCGATCCCTGTCGCGGAGCGAGAGCGCTACGAGACCGAGAAGCGCGAAGCCGAGATCCAAGTCGCCACCGACGCACTCGCTGAGGCGATCCGCCGCCATCGGCCCACGGCCGTGCTCCGCGCTCGCCTGGCAAGCCGCTGCAAGGGAACCAAGCACACCCCTCAAGAGCTGCTCCGCTCCGCCTTCAGCGACGATCTCTATCCCCTCGCAGAACGAGTCGTCCAAGGCGACCGTACGGCACGACAGAGGCTCTTTGCTCAGGCGGAGCGCATCGGCATCGATCCCTTGCCGCTCCTTTGGGAGGCACGTGCCCCGTATGCCCAGCAAGAGCTTCTGGGAGCCCTCCGGAAACTCACCGTGCTCTTTCAGACAAACCAAGACTCCAGCGACAGCGCCCGCCAGCTCGTCAGCCACATCCGCAAGCTGGGTAAGGAGGTCTCCGCGCAGGATGCCCTCCAGAACTTCTGCCCGCAGGCGGTCGCACAGGCGAGCCAGCACCTCGCCCATGCCCAGCTCGACTCCTTGACACCGTCGCCCGTGGACCAGGCGCTCGTTCAGCGCCTCGCACGCCTCACGGGGCTCTCGGAGGAGCACTATATCGAGACGGCGATGCAGCCCCTTGTCTTCGAGCGTATCCGCCACCTGCAGGAAGAGGTGGGGCACCACCTTCAGTCCTTCGAGCCCGACCGCCTCCCCGACCTCAACACGAAGCTGGCTGTCGCGAAGAAAGCGCTAGCCCCGCTGCTCAATCGTCTTCGGACAGAGCCCGGTGAGGTCCGCACGACTCCCGAGAAGGTGGTGCAGGAACAGGCGAGATACCAGCTCCGAGAGGTCACCGAGGCCTATGTCAAGGAGCTCGCGGGCAACCACCCTGAGAACGCGCCCACCGTCCAGCCCCGCGTGCGGCACCTTGTGCAGCTTGCAGAGCTGCCTGCCCCCATCACCGAGACCTATGCGTACCAGACCCTCCTGAGAGATCTCTCTTTCGAGAAGCGCCGTCCCCGGCTCGACCGGCACCGTATCGCCACCCTCGAAAAGCAGCTTCGGCAGGTTGAGGAGCCCACAGGAACCTCCCGTCCGCCCCTCCCCCCCTTTGCCTACGATAACGACGAGCCCCTGAGAAGCCAGCTCCTCGCCGAGCGCCGTAAGCTCCCCCCCAACCGCGAGCGGCTCCGCGCACTGGCCCAGCAGCTGGAGCAGCTGACGGCACGCGAAAAAGGCCGCGACTATGCCAAGCTCCGTATCGAGCTCCTGCTCACCGACACCGAGCTCGACACGCTCGAAAACCAGCCCGCTCCGGATGCTCGCGCACTTGCCGCGCTCCGTGCTCGCAGCAAGGCCCTCCACGCCCGCTTTGGCGACCCCTTGCTGGCAATCGACGCGCCAAAAGACGCGCAGCAGGTGGTCGCGCAGCTCGCCGATGGCAGTGTCAAGCCGCTTGCCTGGAGCCCCGAGCACCAGCGCTGGGAGCTGCGCTTCGATGTGCCCCCCCATGCCCGCCCCGGTGCCTGGGACATCCATGTCACGATTGTCCACGCCGACGGCCACCGCGAGGCGCGTGTCTTCCCCGTGACCGTGGACATGGACGCCCCCAAGGCTCAGGGCTCTCTCACCCGCCTCCCAGATGGACGAGTGCGCCTGGAGGTCCGCGCCACAGCGGACGCCCGACGTGCCACAGCGTTCTTCGCGGGTGCCGAGCCCGTGGCGCTCACCCCGACCGGGCAGCCCGGCGGATTCTTCACCCTCCTCGACGCACTCCCGACAAACCTCACGGTAGTGGTCACCGACCGCGCCCACAACCGAACGGAGCTGACGGAGCTTGAGACGCGATGA
- a CDS encoding aldo/keto reductase, translated as MKYRKIGKTDLEVSEVSLGCWTMGGLNWVNGNPNGWANVDEDEIVAGIKTALDAGVNHFDNADVYGNGKAERMLARALDKLGVKSESVVIATKIGHFPGTAAHAYEPAHIRHQCEQSLINLKREYIDIYYFHHGWFGEHLEEAAATMDALVAEGKVRVKGQSAYSTDDFAKAIPVVKPDALQSWAHALDDQFVRPGARLQELMDEYGCTFVAFSPLAQGRLLDKFDPTKPPTFEPGDHRLGNRGFEAEAILALKPKLEKLKARFGATTEDLSAVAQRYILNLDNVACVIPGFRNERQVKCNLAAVERELSAEDMDFIRASLA; from the coding sequence ATGAAGTACCGAAAAATTGGAAAAACGGACCTCGAAGTCTCTGAGGTCAGCTTGGGTTGTTGGACAATGGGGGGCCTGAACTGGGTCAATGGAAACCCCAATGGCTGGGCGAATGTGGACGAGGACGAGATTGTCGCGGGGATTAAGACAGCGCTCGATGCCGGGGTGAACCACTTCGACAACGCCGATGTCTATGGCAATGGCAAGGCCGAGCGGATGCTGGCGCGGGCGCTGGACAAGCTGGGGGTCAAGAGCGAGAGCGTCGTGATCGCCACCAAGATCGGGCACTTTCCCGGCACAGCGGCCCATGCCTACGAGCCCGCGCACATCCGCCACCAGTGTGAGCAGAGCCTGATCAACCTCAAGCGCGAGTACATCGATATCTACTACTTCCACCACGGCTGGTTTGGCGAGCACCTGGAAGAGGCGGCGGCGACCATGGACGCGCTGGTGGCAGAGGGGAAGGTGCGTGTGAAGGGCCAGAGTGCCTACTCCACCGACGATTTTGCCAAGGCGATTCCGGTGGTCAAGCCCGATGCGCTCCAGAGCTGGGCACACGCGCTCGATGACCAGTTTGTGCGGCCGGGGGCGCGGCTTCAGGAGCTCATGGACGAGTACGGCTGTACGTTTGTGGCGTTCTCACCGCTTGCCCAGGGGCGCCTGCTGGATAAGTTCGACCCCACCAAGCCCCCCACTTTTGAGCCTGGCGATCATCGGCTGGGCAACCGTGGGTTTGAGGCGGAGGCGATCCTGGCACTCAAGCCCAAGCTGGAGAAGCTCAAGGCCCGCTTCGGCGCGACCACCGAGGACCTCTCGGCGGTCGCCCAGCGCTACATTCTGAATCTCGATAACGTCGCCTGTGTCATCCCGGGCTTCCGCAACGAGCGCCAGGTCAAGTGCAACCTCGCGGCGGTCGAGCGGGAGCTGAGCGCGGAGGACATGGACTTTATTCGGGCGAGCCTCGCGTAA